The Garra rufa chromosome 18, GarRuf1.0, whole genome shotgun sequence genome window below encodes:
- the sall4 gene encoding sal-like protein 4, giving the protein MSRRKQSKPQHINSDEPASTENGILHNGQGEEDGNEAKRRRSEETRVCDKCCGEFFDEAEFLEHERNCTKSQQVVIMKDGDGTEVPTEFSQHSLGDFLGDHSDQPSCNSHSKHSAESEEMMDGELMLNQDDPSNHDQDVSGSSDMGYMVSSKLQDSNVTLESMAATKVAVTQHSSSSSSQKSPPPQPHQDAFLAIPVILEQLVSLQQQQLQQIQLTEQIRIQVAMMTPQSFHSALGAAVDPLKALGAHLSQQLSAAAALIGKRTGSQNLSLEALKQAKLPQSATIPTSLAGGLPSVPLKADLKGLPDLASRLPALLPQSPGVMGLQSPFNTLSASMDSAKKAKSKIPAIPESKNSSGEHVFKHKCKFCGKTFGNDSALQIHLRSHTGERPFKCNICGNRFTTKGNLKVHFQRHKEKYPHIKMNPHPVPEHLDNIPTNNGIPYGMSLPIDESNFTDTKPVLGLPSTGLHPPMLQGFKPSYDVPVSGDLYSQRPSSSGSDGASISSSMFGQEMTGLDQSKDSSDALAGLHHINGNGLPGENGSGTAKLQQMVDGLEKKTSDPNECVICHRVLSCQSSLKMHYRTHTGERPYKCKICGRAFSTKGNLKAHYGVHRANTPLKMQHSCPICHKKFTNAVVLQQHIRMHMGGQIPNTPLPETQFESAEALDASMTDDKNVDSTGHEESMEEQDFDLDNQDKLNISAELQPVAKEDQAFQGPPSMFTGIAALENHMKSLTSALNLQRQSSTASESDSGLKDSPSGSGEMDYKNGRSPAVSDSMSFHSTSPIDGTLSNGQSKSPESTNPDDALKSRPDSDAPQDFSENSGALDLTSSFTPKPIKEEPGLSFTNGEYGSSQLPFMRVPPSLVKLEMQIPPETPMGAHGLYSSQLPQGAATPPASSSAPRRSTKQHLCNACGKNFSSASALQIHERTHTGEKPFACTICGRAFTTKGNLKVHVGTHMWNNTARRGQRLSLDNPMALMAMGPEPKMKPDMLPPPKDLIPSPINFDPSMWNQYAAAFTNRLTMKTNEISVIQNGGIPLPGSLAGGPLVGSTGGITKMETSQMSIPGTIAEMEKNGSDSLAKFPHFMEEGKVN; this is encoded by the exons ATGTCGCGGCGCAAGCAATCCAAACCACAGCATATCAATTCAGACGAGCCCGCTTCGACAGAAAATG GGATCTTGCACAACGGTCAAGGTGAGGAGGATGGCAACGAGGCTAAGAGACGACGATCAGAGGAGACGAGGGTCTGCGACAAATGTTGCGGCGAGTTCTTTGATGAGGCAGAGTTTCTTGAACACGAGAGAAATTGCACTAAGAGTCAGCAGGTTGTGATCATGAAAGATGGTGACGGGACTGAAGTGCCCACTGAGTTCTCCCAGCATTCTTTGGGTGATTTCCTGGGTGATCATAGTGATCAGCCTAGCTGTAATTCCCATTCAAAGCACAGTGCAGAGTCTGAGGAGATGATGGATGGAGAGCTAATGCTGAACCAGGATGACCCCTCGAATCACGATCAAGATGTGTCTGGGAGTTCAGACATGGGGTACATGGTATCTTCCAAGCTGCAAGACTCTAATGTGACTCTTGAGTCCATGGCTGCTACTAAAGTTGCTGTAACCCAACACTCATCCAGTTCGTCCAGTCAGAAGTCTCCACCCCCGCAGCCCCACCAAGACGCCTTTCTCGCAATCCCTGTGATCCTGGAACAGCTGGTCAGCCTCCAGCAGCAGCAACTGCAGCAGATTCAGCTAACCGAGCAGATACGCATCCAAGTGGCCATGATGACGCCTCAGAGTTTCCACTCCGCATTGGGTGCTGCTGTGGATCCTCTGAAAGCACTGGGTGCGCATTTATCGCAGCAGCTTTCGGCAGCCGCTGCCCTCATTGGCAAGCGGACCGGTTCCCAGAACTTGTCCTTGGAGGCCTTAAAACAAGCAAAGCTACCTCAATCCGCCACCATTCCCACATCCCTCGCTGGAGGTTTGCCCTCGGTGCCCTTAAAAGCAGACTTAAAAGGACTCCCCGATTTGGCAAGCCGGCTTCCAGCGCTGCTTCCTCAGTCTCCAGGGGTCATGGGATTACAAAGTCCCTTTAATACCCTTTCAGCAAGCATGGATTCTGCTAAAAAGGCAAAAAGTAAGATCCCTGCTATACCGGAGTCCAAAAACAGCTCTGGTGAACATGTGTTCAAGCACAAATGCAAGTTCTGCGGGAAGACATTTGGAAATGACAGCGCTCTCCAAATCCACTTGCGCTCACACACTGGCGAAAGGCCCTTTAAGTGTAACATCTGCGGAAACCGTTTCACAACCAAAGGAAACCTCAAAGTGCATTTCCAGAGGCACAAAGAAAAATACCCACACATTAAGATGAACCCTCATCCCGTGCCGGAACACCTGGACAACATACCGACAAACAACGGCATCCCTTATGGCATGTCTTTGCCCATAGACGAAAGCAATTTTACAGACACCAAACCAGTGCTGGGGCTTCCCTCGACAGGTCTCCATCCACCAATGCTTCAAGGATTCAAGCCCTCCTATGATGTTCCAGTAAGTGGGGACCTCTACTCCCAGAGGCCTTCTTCATCTGGCAGCGATGGTGCATCCATTTCTTCCAGCATGTTCGGTCAGGAGATGACAGGATTGGATCAAAGCAAAGATTCCTCAGATGCACTCGCTGGATTGCACCACATAAATGGCAACGGTCTGCCTGGCGAAAATGGCTCTGGTACAGCAAAGCTTCAGCAGATGGTGGACGGCTTGGAGAAGAAGACCAGCGACCCCAATGAATGTGTTATTTGCCATAGAGTGCTGAGCTGCCAAAGTTCCCTCAAAATGCATTACCGCACACACACCGGTGAGCGACCGTACAAATGCAAAATCTGTGGCAGGGCTTTCTCCACCAAGGGCAACCTCAAAGCTCACTATGGCGTTCACAGGGCTAACACTCCTCTTAAGATGCAACACTCATGCCCGATTTGTCATAAGAAGTTCACCAATGCTGTCGTTCTCCAGCAGCATATACGTATGCACATGGGCGGCCAGATTCCCAACACCCCTCTGCCGGAGACTCAGTTCGAAAGTGCTGAAGCACTGGATGCTAGCATGACTGATGATAAGAATGTTGATTCAACTGGGCATGAAGAGAGCATGGAAGAGCAAGACTTTGATTTGGACAATCAGGACAAGCTGAATATCTCTGCAGAACTACAGCCTGTTGCCAAGGAAGATCAGGCCTTCCAAGGTCCACCATCTATGTTTACAGGCATCGCCGCCTTGGAGAACCACATGAAGAGCCTCACCTCTGCACTGAACTTGCAACGACAAAGCAGCACTGCTTCTGAGAGCGATAGCGGGCTGAAGGATTCCCCTTCGGGGTCTGGAGAAATGGATTACAAGAACGGACGCAGTCCGGCTGTTTCAGACTCCATGTCCTTTCACTCTACATCCCCTATCGACGGTACCCTGAGTAACGGACAATCAAAATCACCAGAATCCACAAACCCAGACGATGCTCTCAAATCCAGACCAGATTCTGACGCACCTCAAGATTTTAGCGAAAACAGTGGAGCATTGGACTTGACGTCAAGTTTTACTCCGAAGCCCATCAAAGAGGAGCCGGGCTTGTCTTTCACCAATGGCGAATATG GTTCTAGTCAGTTGCCATTCATGAGGGTACCTCCAAGTCTGGTCAAACTAGAGATGCAGATTCCTCCTGAGACTCCCATGGGTGCCCACGGCCTCTACAGCTCCCAACTTCCCCAAGGTGCTGCCACTCCTCCTGCTTCTTCTAGTGCTCCTCGTCGGTCCACCAAGCAACATCTCTGCAACGCCTGTGGGAAGAACTTCTCATCTGCAAGCGCCCTGCAGATCCACGAACGTACACACACAGGCGAGAAGCCATTCGCTTGCACAATCTGTGGCAGGGCTTTCACAACAAAGGGAAACCTTAAG GTGCATGTTGGGACCCACATGTGGAATAACACCGCAAGGCGAGGTCAACGACTTTCGTTGGATAACCCAATGGCTTTGATGGCCATGGGCCCCGAGCCCAAGATGAAACCAGACATGTTGCCGCCTCCAAAGGATTTGATTCCCTCGCCGATTAATTTCGACCCGTCGATGTGGAACCAATACGCCGCTGCCTTCACGAACAGGCTGACCATGAAGACCAATGAGATTTCGGTCATCCAAAATGGCGGCATCCCTCTGCCAGGAAGCCTCGCTGGAGGTCCTTTAGTTGGCTCGACTGGGGGAATAACCAAGATGGAGACCTCTCAGATGAGCATCCCCGGCACAATTGCAGAAATGGAAAAGAACGGCTCTGACAGTCTAGCAAAGTTTCCACATTTTATGGAAGAGGGTAAAGTGAATTAG